A single window of Micrococcaceae bacterium Sec5.1 DNA harbors:
- a CDS encoding sigma factor has product MSLEHLAGNAEIENSNPSPVDISLLSPVTPTLTVPIDQMMGAVEGMHRYVASHLARIGRSCDVDDVMQDIRMAVWDGVARGNYRQIPGVPFEAWVQGVTGNVCAAHVRKELGHKTLPLLLDPGNGESSDVLQQLTVLVVSRDYRDVAEIIDQEWAHTVLGLTRAAVSAPVWRLAVGSLTEPRRYAPPSPQDRRRWNAVTAVRQTAKTISQALDVDPEAVHDMPGLCRCAVGCLPSPLLRGVAEAIVLPEHHGVERRAAIAAVAEEFKVTDRYVAVQIGTARRLYQTAWRVIRSSMTSTV; this is encoded by the coding sequence ATGAGCCTGGAACACCTGGCGGGCAACGCTGAAATAGAGAACTCAAACCCATCCCCGGTGGACATTTCGCTGCTGAGTCCGGTGACACCCACCCTGACAGTACCCATCGACCAAATGATGGGAGCAGTCGAAGGCATGCATCGCTACGTCGCCTCGCACTTGGCTCGGATCGGCCGCTCGTGCGATGTGGACGATGTCATGCAGGACATCAGGATGGCTGTTTGGGACGGGGTGGCACGCGGAAACTACCGGCAGATCCCTGGAGTTCCATTCGAGGCCTGGGTGCAAGGCGTCACAGGCAATGTCTGCGCCGCGCACGTCCGTAAGGAACTTGGGCACAAGACCCTGCCGCTGCTTTTAGATCCGGGCAACGGTGAGAGCTCGGACGTTCTCCAGCAGCTAACGGTGCTGGTCGTGTCACGAGACTACCGCGATGTCGCGGAGATCATCGACCAAGAATGGGCGCATACGGTGCTTGGGTTGACTCGAGCCGCGGTGTCAGCTCCTGTATGGCGCCTTGCGGTGGGCAGCCTTACTGAGCCGCGACGATATGCCCCTCCGTCGCCGCAAGACCGTCGCCGTTGGAATGCGGTCACCGCCGTTCGGCAGACTGCAAAGACAATCAGCCAAGCGCTAGATGTAGATCCGGAAGCTGTGCACGACATGCCCGGCCTGTGCCGGTGCGCCGTTGGTTGTCTGCCGAGTCCGCTGCTGCGAGGGGTGGCCGAAGCAATCGTCCTTCCGGAACATCATGGCGTCGAAAGGCGGGCTGCCATTGCCGCGGTCGCCGAGGAATTCAAAGTCACTGATCGGTATGTGGCGGTTCAAATCGGCACTGCCCGTCGCCTCTACCAAACGGCATGGCGAGTCATTCGCAGTTCAATGACTTCGACTGTTTGA
- a CDS encoding NlpC/P60 family protein, whose protein sequence is MSKGQAAQAVQVSAFPELYARWEPQATAIVDLLQGVTTVPTCSVGESGISDPVSAEGLSQIRQDILRFTQMGVGGAYVWGGTAFKAWDCSGFVQWIYRQAGIELPRVEQWRVGRMTDSPQIGDLVVQNPQGPYNWGHVGIYAGNGMMYSALNPSAGTLLHPIAWNPGSAYFDLLGS, encoded by the coding sequence ATGAGCAAAGGGCAAGCAGCCCAAGCAGTCCAAGTTTCAGCGTTTCCAGAGCTCTACGCACGATGGGAACCGCAGGCCACGGCCATCGTTGACCTGCTCCAGGGTGTTACCACGGTCCCAACCTGCAGCGTGGGGGAGAGCGGCATTTCAGATCCTGTCTCGGCAGAAGGTTTGTCTCAAATCAGGCAGGACATTCTGCGTTTCACGCAGATGGGTGTGGGTGGTGCCTACGTCTGGGGTGGCACGGCTTTCAAGGCATGGGACTGCTCGGGGTTTGTTCAGTGGATTTACCGACAAGCAGGAATCGAGCTCCCGCGAGTGGAACAATGGCGCGTCGGGCGAATGACAGACAGCCCACAAATCGGAGACCTTGTTGTCCAAAACCCTCAAGGGCCATACAACTGGGGACACGTGGGCATCTACGCAGGAAACGGGATGATGTATAGCGCGCTCAACCCGTCTGCAGGCACTTTGCTCCATCCAATCGCTTGGAACCCGGGTAGTGCCTATTTCGACCTCTTAGGGTCGTAG